From a region of the Theobroma cacao cultivar B97-61/B2 chromosome 8, Criollo_cocoa_genome_V2, whole genome shotgun sequence genome:
- the LOC18591268 gene encoding CST complex subunit CTC1 isoform X2 has product MEDVKIITVSDLLRHGRSHTGSSSPSPPIISHRSPQPPPGPSTPNPNTNRNALTLLGDAAILVGTLTLPTLTLKCPQQNCLEFSDDSSAICCDIVGLDLRIIGKKIHVLTWNFIHSKHLTGGFLEIVKWEFPDWSHGLSQCSGLIIDSFPLGSGSSESKPRNSKSYQINGRLESVSPVFVVPCSFNESNSCNSMNLRGFLVRIMACECKLCESKESVGVLYQGPDCHSFTEPVVVYFCESAWCWHPAMTKLIGNVVTISGLKKKLIFMGKESDLMFVVAENSVLHLPRLLKKCVPFPRNVVKGNGECGSYTGIVNNVYMQGMVVELDKEVWLLLTDQLLKPPHGLRVGAVISVRNVHFVNPKFSWAKLLVLGACFRTSIKVESFSPLETGCLIVSQSESQLGKFIESLAFSTRLWVLLLVSCFQKKFSGILSGKKILGSKHKKGLAQMFASSHLPSSVFRARHGVLMEFNKHESCGCASEPYHGNLKLVVTISSFIHHCETLWIKTLSQLDIVHPRSCGGKSYPPSKRKTFQSEDLGIVLVGRLKVSPSSGRLQLVDTTGSIDAIIPDLPSNWNPDSIFEVIDYSLTVEGIPESDHLWLFSNESFSCRSIFQCFSSTRTRNLKMFVYFHLCNATSRNLPFYPSLDCQDEVNETGNGTFHLIHITHKFPLLQKFRGDSMITKRSSVFAEAIVLPWYLFLAGKDGTVLPNKVSRDCTGGNCLDHAPRKRHKTDCASSCVSPGFKDNFGIASSEKSTCSSRETCGDQSCPRMSFSHEIPCLATIQGVNNFIFTSSGFLYRTKANAKISVVCKESADKILLEFTSESDLKYQIGGFYLMKHHMEDPFCNIKKNDNFSGFKVLMSSGTYLRRVSFSAEVLTTDRSLHDPSLGDSSLCDDEVLPTDQLLKVASDSSVSDVHLHVSSSLIGLFEINTKELGKGLNVPGRGTNIEENSCLSSGIEAIMTASGLSSDPPGSNCLFPEGNLTSMRGDVIAFHSFDEGSTEFRSSCEDFHDLPHYMFYDGTNGCCIHVSMAHQTVRIFGSVGHHLFPTGFGPGINATFHRILEFRGQNTLMLTPVSVIVINSIRTINEAYRKKCFNLWSSSFMHKAPSTKLVASSGLISELIQCSSGNLNQFRCRVVAVHVLVLEKRKRKCNDLKSNMHSRPLSVDIPLACFVLDDGSSSCCCWANAERAATLLRLHELPPSAFEASGCIGKWVGMQNISRTSTMYRLERILEKHDRITVKNTRSICDSFDQDFSVSVSSGRVLTGSTEDLDFLISVIFNACINTFWTVVAGVMDSNAVSLLKEHLVEMEMPMPPMQNLWATEVCYVNQLAEARDMIQKLVKRKHRGKHRRYQPAGHDEKDSWQADWLDSK; this is encoded by the exons ATGGAGGACGTGAAAATCATCACGGTCTCCGATCTACTCCGGCACGGTCGTTCCCACACCGGATCATCATCTCCCAGCCCTCCGATCATCTCTCATCGAAGCCCTCAACCGCCCCCTGGGCCTTCCACTCCAAACCCTAATACGAATCGTAATGCCCTTACCCTGTTGGGAGACGCGGCTATTCTTGTTGGAACACTAACTCTCCCAACCTTAACCCTAAAATGTCCCCAACAAAATTGCCTCGAATTCTCCGACGACTCCTCTGCCATCTGCTGCGACATAGTCGGACTGGATCTCCGTATCATCGGTAAGAAAATTCACGTTCTTACCTGGAATTTCATTCATTCTAAGCATCTTACTGGCGGATTCTTGGAAATTGTTAAATGGGAGTTTCCAGATTGGAGTCACGGTCTCAGTCAATGTTCCGGCTTAATAATTGATTCGTTTCCGTTAGGTTCGGGTTCTAGTGAATCCAAACCTCGCAATTCTAAATCCTATCAAATTAACGGCAGATTAGAATCAGTTAGCCCTGTTTTTGTTGTTCCATGTTCATTTAATGAATCAAATTCGTGCAATTCAATGAATCTTCGAGGTTTTCTTGTGAGAATCATGGCTTGCGAATGCAAATTGTGTGAGTCTAAAGAGTCTGTTGGGGTTTTATATCAAGGACCGGATTGCCATTCTTTTACTGAACCGGTGGTTGTGTATTTTTGTGAGTCTGCTTGGTGTTGGCATCCTGCAATGACTAAGCTTATTGGGAATGTTGTCACGATCTCGGGATTGAAGAAGAAGTTGATTTTCATGGGGAAGGAGTCTGATTTGATGTTTGTTGTTGCGGAGAACTCTGTTTTGCATTTGCCTAGATTGTTGAAGAAATGCGTACCCTTTCCTAGAAATGTTGTAAAGGGAAATGGTGAGTGTGGTTCTTATACTGGCATTGTCAATAATGTGTATATGCAAGGGATGGTAGTTGAGCTGGATAAAGAAGTGTGGCTTTTACTAACTGATCAGCTACTCAAGCCACCGCATGGCCTTAGGGTGGGGGCTGTT ATTTCTGTTAGAAATGTCCATTTTGTgaatccaaaattttcttgGGCAAAATTGCTTGTTCTTGGGGCTTGCTTCAGGACAAGCATCAAAGTAGAATCATTCTCACCATTAGAGACAGG GTGTCTTATAGTTTCACAATCAGAGAGCCAGTTGGGGAAGTTCATTGAGTCTTTAGCATTTTCTACCAGGCTGTG GGTACTACTTCTTGTTTCATGTTTCCAGAAAAAGTTCTCTGGGATCTTATCCGGAAAGAAGATTTTGGGATCAAAACAT AAGAAAGGACTTGCTCAAATGTTTGCTAGCTCACATTTACCTTCGTCAGTGTTTCGAGCACGG CACGGAGTGTTAATGGAATTCAATAAACATGAATCATGTGGCTGTGCTTCTGAACCATATCATGGCAACCTGAAGCTG GTGGTAACCATCTCCAGTTTTATCCATCATTGTGAGACCCTTTGGATAAAGACACTGTCACAATTGGATATTGTCCACCCAAGGTCATGTGGAGGGAAATCTTATCCACCATCAAAAAGGAAGACTTTTCAGAGTGAAGACTTGGGCATCGTTTTGGTAGGAAGGTTAAAG GTGTCTCCATCATCTGGAAGATTGCAATTGGTTGACACGACTGGTAGCATTGATGCTATTATACCAGACCTTCCATCAAATTGGAATCCCGACAGCATATTTGAG GTAATTGATTATAGTCTAACTGTGGAAGGCATACCTGAATCAGACCATTTATGGTTATTTAGTAATGAATCATTCTCATGCAGAAGTATCTTCCAGTGCTTTTCATCAACAAGAACAAGAAACTTAAAAATGTTTGTCTACTTTCACCTATGCAATGCAACGAGCAGAAATCTTCCCTTTTATCCATCTTTAGACTGTCAGGATGAAGTAAATGAAACTGGAAACGGAACATTCCATCTTATCCACATAACCCACAAATTTCCTCTGCTGCAGAAG TTTAGAGGTGATTCAATGATAACAAAGAGGTCTAGTGTGTTTGCTGAGGCTATAGTCTTACCATGGTATTTGTTTCTTGCTGGAAAAGATGGAACTGTGCTTCCAAATAAGGTTTCAAGGGATTGTACAGGTGGTAACTGCTTAGATCATGCTCCTAGGAAGAGGCACAAGACTGATTGTGCATCTAGTTGTGTGAGTCCAGGTTTCAAGGACAATTTTGGCATTGCTAGCTCTGAAAAAAGCACTTGTTCTTCTAGGGAGACCTGTGGAGATCAGAGTTGTCCGAGAATGAGTTTTTCTCATGAAATTCCATGCTTGGCTACCATACAAGgtgttaataattttatttttactagtTCAGGGTTTTTGTATAGAACAAAGGCCAATGCAAAGATTTCAGTTGTTTGCAAAGAAAGTGCAGATAAAATTTTGCTGGAGTTCACATCTGAGAGTGATTTGAAGTATCAG ATCGGTGGTTTTTACTTAATGAAGCACCATATGGAAGACCCCTTCTGTAATATTAAGAAGAATGATAATTTCAGTGGTTTTAAAGTTCTTATGAGTTCTGGAACATACTTGCGAAGAGTTTCGTTCTCTGCTGAGGTTCTTACAACTGATAGATCATTACATGATCCTTCATTAGGTGATTCTTCTCTATGCGATGATGAAGTCTTGCCAACAGATCAGCTATTGAAGGTTGCCAGTGATTCTTCTGTTTCAGATGTCCATCTTCATGTCTCTTCCAGTTTAATAGGTCTCTTTGAGATAAATACCAAGGAACTGGGGAAAGGCCTTAATGTGCCTGGTCGAGGTACAAATATAGAGGAGAACTCTTGTCTTTCTTCAGGCATTGAGGCCATAATGACTGCAAGTGGCCTGTCTTCTGATCCTCCTGGTTCTAATTGCCTCTTTCCTGAGGGTAACTTGACCTCTATGCGTGGAGATGTGATTGCTTTCCACAGTTTTGATGAAGGTTCTACTGAATTTCGTTCAAGCTGTGAAGACTTTCATGATCTGCCTCACTACATGTTTTATGACGGAACAAACGGTTGCTGCATTCATGTTTCAATGGCCCATCAAACT GTGAGGATTTTTGGATCTGTGGGCCATCATCTTTTCCCTACTGGGTTTGGACCTGGCATAAATGCAACATTTCACCGAATTCTTGAATTTCG GGGCCAAAATACATTGATGTTAACACCTGTATCAGTTATTGTGATAAACTCAATCAGGACTATCAATGAAGCATACAGAAAAAAGTGTTTCAATTTATGGTCATCTTCATTTATGCACAAAGCTCCCTCCACAAAATTGGTGGCTTCTTCTGGTTTAATTTCTGAATTGATCCAATGCTCAAGTGGCAATCTAAATCAATTTCGCTGCAGA GTTGTTGCTGTTCATGTCCTGGTTCTagagaagaggaagaggaaaTGTAATGACTTGAAATCGAACATGCACTCCAGGCCTCTTAGTGTAGACATTCCTCTCGCTTGCTTTGTATTGG ATGATGGGTCATCCTCTTGCTGTTGCTGGGCCAATGCTGAAAGAGCAGCAACTCTGCTGAGGCTGCATGAACTCCCACCATCTGCCTTTGAAGCCAGTGGCTGCATAGGGAAGTGGGTTGGGATGCAGAACATCTCTCGGACCTCCACCATGTATCGTCTTGAAAGAATTTTAGAGAAGCATGACAGGATTACTGTCAAAAACACTAGGTCAATCTGTGATTCTTTTGATCAAGATTTTTCTGTTTCTGTTAGTTCAGGAAGGGTGCTTACTGGCTCAACCGAGGACCTCGACTTCCTGATATCAGTTATTTTCAATGCATGCATCAATACATTCTGG ACTGTTGTTGCTGGAGTGATGGATTCTAATGCAGTCAGCTTGTTAAAAGAACACCTTGTTGAAATGGAAATGCCAATGCCTCCCATGCAAAATTTATGGGCCACAGAAGTTTGTTATGTTAATCAGCTGGCTGAGGCCAGGGACATGATCCAAAAACTTGTAAAAAG AAAGCACAGAGGAAAACACCGTAGATATCAACCAGCAGGACATGATGAAAAAG ATAGCTGGCAAGCTGATTGGTTagattcaaaataa
- the LOC18591268 gene encoding CST complex subunit CTC1 isoform X1 has product MEDVKIITVSDLLRHGRSHTGSSSPSPPIISHRSPQPPPGPSTPNPNTNRNALTLLGDAAILVGTLTLPTLTLKCPQQNCLEFSDDSSAICCDIVGLDLRIIGKKIHVLTWNFIHSKHLTGGFLEIVKWEFPDWSHGLSQCSGLIIDSFPLGSGSSESKPRNSKSYQINGRLESVSPVFVVPCSFNESNSCNSMNLRGFLVRIMACECKLCESKESVGVLYQGPDCHSFTEPVVVYFCESAWCWHPAMTKLIGNVVTISGLKKKLIFMGKESDLMFVVAENSVLHLPRLLKKCVPFPRNVVKGNGECGSYTGIVNNVYMQGMVVELDKEVWLLLTDQLLKPPHGLRVGAVISVRNVHFVNPKFSWAKLLVLGACFRTSIKVESFSPLETGCLIVSQSESQLGKFIESLAFSTRLWVLLLVSCFQKKFSGILSGKKILGSKHKKGLAQMFASSHLPSSVFRARHGVLMEFNKHESCGCASEPYHGNLKLVVTISSFIHHCETLWIKTLSQLDIVHPRSCGGKSYPPSKRKTFQSEDLGIVLVGRLKVSPSSGRLQLVDTTGSIDAIIPDLPSNWNPDSIFEVIDYSLTVEGIPESDHLWLFSNESFSCRSIFQCFSSTRTRNLKMFVYFHLCNATSRNLPFYPSLDCQDEVNETGNGTFHLIHITHKFPLLQKFRGDSMITKRSSVFAEAIVLPWYLFLAGKDGTVLPNKVSRDCTGGNCLDHAPRKRHKTDCASSCVSPGFKDNFGIASSEKSTCSSRETCGDQSCPRMSFSHEIPCLATIQGVNNFIFTSSGFLYRTKANAKISVVCKESADKILLEFTSESDLKYQLLQIGGFYLMKHHMEDPFCNIKKNDNFSGFKVLMSSGTYLRRVSFSAEVLTTDRSLHDPSLGDSSLCDDEVLPTDQLLKVASDSSVSDVHLHVSSSLIGLFEINTKELGKGLNVPGRGTNIEENSCLSSGIEAIMTASGLSSDPPGSNCLFPEGNLTSMRGDVIAFHSFDEGSTEFRSSCEDFHDLPHYMFYDGTNGCCIHVSMAHQTVRIFGSVGHHLFPTGFGPGINATFHRILEFRGQNTLMLTPVSVIVINSIRTINEAYRKKCFNLWSSSFMHKAPSTKLVASSGLISELIQCSSGNLNQFRCRVVAVHVLVLEKRKRKCNDLKSNMHSRPLSVDIPLACFVLDDGSSSCCCWANAERAATLLRLHELPPSAFEASGCIGKWVGMQNISRTSTMYRLERILEKHDRITVKNTRSICDSFDQDFSVSVSSGRVLTGSTEDLDFLISVIFNACINTFWTVVAGVMDSNAVSLLKEHLVEMEMPMPPMQNLWATEVCYVNQLAEARDMIQKLVKRKHRGKHRRYQPAGHDEKDSWQADWLDSK; this is encoded by the exons ATGGAGGACGTGAAAATCATCACGGTCTCCGATCTACTCCGGCACGGTCGTTCCCACACCGGATCATCATCTCCCAGCCCTCCGATCATCTCTCATCGAAGCCCTCAACCGCCCCCTGGGCCTTCCACTCCAAACCCTAATACGAATCGTAATGCCCTTACCCTGTTGGGAGACGCGGCTATTCTTGTTGGAACACTAACTCTCCCAACCTTAACCCTAAAATGTCCCCAACAAAATTGCCTCGAATTCTCCGACGACTCCTCTGCCATCTGCTGCGACATAGTCGGACTGGATCTCCGTATCATCGGTAAGAAAATTCACGTTCTTACCTGGAATTTCATTCATTCTAAGCATCTTACTGGCGGATTCTTGGAAATTGTTAAATGGGAGTTTCCAGATTGGAGTCACGGTCTCAGTCAATGTTCCGGCTTAATAATTGATTCGTTTCCGTTAGGTTCGGGTTCTAGTGAATCCAAACCTCGCAATTCTAAATCCTATCAAATTAACGGCAGATTAGAATCAGTTAGCCCTGTTTTTGTTGTTCCATGTTCATTTAATGAATCAAATTCGTGCAATTCAATGAATCTTCGAGGTTTTCTTGTGAGAATCATGGCTTGCGAATGCAAATTGTGTGAGTCTAAAGAGTCTGTTGGGGTTTTATATCAAGGACCGGATTGCCATTCTTTTACTGAACCGGTGGTTGTGTATTTTTGTGAGTCTGCTTGGTGTTGGCATCCTGCAATGACTAAGCTTATTGGGAATGTTGTCACGATCTCGGGATTGAAGAAGAAGTTGATTTTCATGGGGAAGGAGTCTGATTTGATGTTTGTTGTTGCGGAGAACTCTGTTTTGCATTTGCCTAGATTGTTGAAGAAATGCGTACCCTTTCCTAGAAATGTTGTAAAGGGAAATGGTGAGTGTGGTTCTTATACTGGCATTGTCAATAATGTGTATATGCAAGGGATGGTAGTTGAGCTGGATAAAGAAGTGTGGCTTTTACTAACTGATCAGCTACTCAAGCCACCGCATGGCCTTAGGGTGGGGGCTGTT ATTTCTGTTAGAAATGTCCATTTTGTgaatccaaaattttcttgGGCAAAATTGCTTGTTCTTGGGGCTTGCTTCAGGACAAGCATCAAAGTAGAATCATTCTCACCATTAGAGACAGG GTGTCTTATAGTTTCACAATCAGAGAGCCAGTTGGGGAAGTTCATTGAGTCTTTAGCATTTTCTACCAGGCTGTG GGTACTACTTCTTGTTTCATGTTTCCAGAAAAAGTTCTCTGGGATCTTATCCGGAAAGAAGATTTTGGGATCAAAACAT AAGAAAGGACTTGCTCAAATGTTTGCTAGCTCACATTTACCTTCGTCAGTGTTTCGAGCACGG CACGGAGTGTTAATGGAATTCAATAAACATGAATCATGTGGCTGTGCTTCTGAACCATATCATGGCAACCTGAAGCTG GTGGTAACCATCTCCAGTTTTATCCATCATTGTGAGACCCTTTGGATAAAGACACTGTCACAATTGGATATTGTCCACCCAAGGTCATGTGGAGGGAAATCTTATCCACCATCAAAAAGGAAGACTTTTCAGAGTGAAGACTTGGGCATCGTTTTGGTAGGAAGGTTAAAG GTGTCTCCATCATCTGGAAGATTGCAATTGGTTGACACGACTGGTAGCATTGATGCTATTATACCAGACCTTCCATCAAATTGGAATCCCGACAGCATATTTGAG GTAATTGATTATAGTCTAACTGTGGAAGGCATACCTGAATCAGACCATTTATGGTTATTTAGTAATGAATCATTCTCATGCAGAAGTATCTTCCAGTGCTTTTCATCAACAAGAACAAGAAACTTAAAAATGTTTGTCTACTTTCACCTATGCAATGCAACGAGCAGAAATCTTCCCTTTTATCCATCTTTAGACTGTCAGGATGAAGTAAATGAAACTGGAAACGGAACATTCCATCTTATCCACATAACCCACAAATTTCCTCTGCTGCAGAAG TTTAGAGGTGATTCAATGATAACAAAGAGGTCTAGTGTGTTTGCTGAGGCTATAGTCTTACCATGGTATTTGTTTCTTGCTGGAAAAGATGGAACTGTGCTTCCAAATAAGGTTTCAAGGGATTGTACAGGTGGTAACTGCTTAGATCATGCTCCTAGGAAGAGGCACAAGACTGATTGTGCATCTAGTTGTGTGAGTCCAGGTTTCAAGGACAATTTTGGCATTGCTAGCTCTGAAAAAAGCACTTGTTCTTCTAGGGAGACCTGTGGAGATCAGAGTTGTCCGAGAATGAGTTTTTCTCATGAAATTCCATGCTTGGCTACCATACAAGgtgttaataattttatttttactagtTCAGGGTTTTTGTATAGAACAAAGGCCAATGCAAAGATTTCAGTTGTTTGCAAAGAAAGTGCAGATAAAATTTTGCTGGAGTTCACATCTGAGAGTGATTTGAAGTATCAG ttGTTGCAGATCGGTGGTTTTTACTTAATGAAGCACCATATGGAAGACCCCTTCTGTAATATTAAGAAGAATGATAATTTCAGTGGTTTTAAAGTTCTTATGAGTTCTGGAACATACTTGCGAAGAGTTTCGTTCTCTGCTGAGGTTCTTACAACTGATAGATCATTACATGATCCTTCATTAGGTGATTCTTCTCTATGCGATGATGAAGTCTTGCCAACAGATCAGCTATTGAAGGTTGCCAGTGATTCTTCTGTTTCAGATGTCCATCTTCATGTCTCTTCCAGTTTAATAGGTCTCTTTGAGATAAATACCAAGGAACTGGGGAAAGGCCTTAATGTGCCTGGTCGAGGTACAAATATAGAGGAGAACTCTTGTCTTTCTTCAGGCATTGAGGCCATAATGACTGCAAGTGGCCTGTCTTCTGATCCTCCTGGTTCTAATTGCCTCTTTCCTGAGGGTAACTTGACCTCTATGCGTGGAGATGTGATTGCTTTCCACAGTTTTGATGAAGGTTCTACTGAATTTCGTTCAAGCTGTGAAGACTTTCATGATCTGCCTCACTACATGTTTTATGACGGAACAAACGGTTGCTGCATTCATGTTTCAATGGCCCATCAAACT GTGAGGATTTTTGGATCTGTGGGCCATCATCTTTTCCCTACTGGGTTTGGACCTGGCATAAATGCAACATTTCACCGAATTCTTGAATTTCG GGGCCAAAATACATTGATGTTAACACCTGTATCAGTTATTGTGATAAACTCAATCAGGACTATCAATGAAGCATACAGAAAAAAGTGTTTCAATTTATGGTCATCTTCATTTATGCACAAAGCTCCCTCCACAAAATTGGTGGCTTCTTCTGGTTTAATTTCTGAATTGATCCAATGCTCAAGTGGCAATCTAAATCAATTTCGCTGCAGA GTTGTTGCTGTTCATGTCCTGGTTCTagagaagaggaagaggaaaTGTAATGACTTGAAATCGAACATGCACTCCAGGCCTCTTAGTGTAGACATTCCTCTCGCTTGCTTTGTATTGG ATGATGGGTCATCCTCTTGCTGTTGCTGGGCCAATGCTGAAAGAGCAGCAACTCTGCTGAGGCTGCATGAACTCCCACCATCTGCCTTTGAAGCCAGTGGCTGCATAGGGAAGTGGGTTGGGATGCAGAACATCTCTCGGACCTCCACCATGTATCGTCTTGAAAGAATTTTAGAGAAGCATGACAGGATTACTGTCAAAAACACTAGGTCAATCTGTGATTCTTTTGATCAAGATTTTTCTGTTTCTGTTAGTTCAGGAAGGGTGCTTACTGGCTCAACCGAGGACCTCGACTTCCTGATATCAGTTATTTTCAATGCATGCATCAATACATTCTGG ACTGTTGTTGCTGGAGTGATGGATTCTAATGCAGTCAGCTTGTTAAAAGAACACCTTGTTGAAATGGAAATGCCAATGCCTCCCATGCAAAATTTATGGGCCACAGAAGTTTGTTATGTTAATCAGCTGGCTGAGGCCAGGGACATGATCCAAAAACTTGTAAAAAG AAAGCACAGAGGAAAACACCGTAGATATCAACCAGCAGGACATGATGAAAAAG ATAGCTGGCAAGCTGATTGGTTagattcaaaataa